DNA sequence from the Harpia harpyja isolate bHarHar1 chromosome 2, bHarHar1 primary haplotype, whole genome shotgun sequence genome:
AGTCTGCTCACACAAGTTAAGGCATCTGACCCAACAACTGATAACCACAAAAGGCAGGGATAAAGTAATTGCAAGGTTCAAGGCGGTCAGATGCACTCAGGCAAGCCTCAAGGGATGTGAGGAGGGTCAGAGCTGGGTCTGTGCAATTCTTTGTGTCACTTCTTTGTGGCTTTCACTAGAAAATGTGGTGGGGGGGAACATGTCGAAAAGCCATTTGGAACTATAGTATTTTCATGTGCAAGCATCTAAAATGTGCGTTGTGGGGGAGAAAAAGGGCCATGAAAAGTTTTAAATGCCTGATATATTACCaataaactttttcttcttttcttctgggaGTTCGTGAAACACAGTCCAGAAATTCCTGATGGTTCGATCTAACTTTTTATACTGTCTGTACGTCACATTCTGTTGaagagataaaaacaaaacaggccAGTTAATCCTcactatttccatttttatttaaagcaacaaCAGTTTATCCAATAAATTTTATAATCCTGTTCACAGATACTCAAATCCTCTTAACCTCTGGAATCTgcttgttcatttatttttcaaagattcaTATGACAATCCTTGAGCTACAACTTGATTTTTAGTCCCCTTTATTCTTGTACCTGATGTAGATTAGAAACAGACTCAAACCAGCAACACAagtcaaaaaaagagaaagtcccTTGAGCTTCTCTTTTCTGTTCATAACCTACACACTCAACAAAAGAACAGGTCAGAATGAGTTTATGCTCAGCACATATAGCAGAAGTACACTGTGCTTGTATCCAATACCTTTTCCAGCAGATGCCAGTCAACTTTTGTGTGTCCCTGGAGAACAATCTGGAGCTCTGCAGGGAGAAACATCTTCCACTTCCTAGCTGGGCAGCCTCTTAAAAACCCTTGCATGAAGTCCTGAAATGGCTTCCGTACCGATTCATTGAACACATAATTCACATACAAGTCAACAAATTCTTTCCTGCAAAGATATTTTGAATCCATCAAGCAATGCAATAGGtgcttttttaaaaggagaattaTAGAGAACTTTATTTCTTATTCCTTTATTCCGAATGACCTGCTCTACTGTAAAGACTCAGTCTTTACCGAGAGCAGTCATCACTGGCAATTATTTATTCACTGAATAAGCTGGGAGGATCATCACAAATAGAAGAGAATGCTGGCCAACATGGATTCATTTTGATAATACTCCTTGTACGTCATGTGAACACTCCAATGAAATCCTATCAGACACTTCACTATTAAGATGGAACCTAGCAGACCTAAATGGTGTAAATTCAGCAAAACTCCAACAAATGCCCAAGAATTACcctgaaatcaaaataaatatttgcacagCTGCTAATCAGTACAGTTTCACTCTTCTCTCTACTGTGATGGGGATTTGTTTAGTGACATCGTACTTGTACAATCAACTCAATGTAAATGCTATACTTCAAGCTTCCTAAGCAGCCCTTTCATGTATCCCTGTGGGTCCTCAGATCATCTGCATAGCTCAGGCCACAGAATTTTTCTCTGTCCCCTGTGCTGAGGTTAATATTGCCACAATACCTTATTGATAGATTGCTCCTTCTCTGTTACATACAAGATACTTTCCATATACATAAGTAAGCAGGAAACATTTTGCTCGTTAAAAAAAACCTTAGAGAGGTGTACCTATAGCTGGATTTCCCAGACAAGTTGTCTGTATTTCCCTGAAAATATTGTTCAAgggtattttatacatttgttaGGAACTTCCCGGATAAGGCCAGGCATCTCTGTATATGCAGATGCCAAGATGTCCACTGATTGCACAAACTGCCAATGTCTGGTATGTACGTAGCACGTACAACAAGAACTGAAAGCATACAACCTATTGGACCAAGACGAACGGCACAAAGCTGATGTTCAATATTTTCTAAGAGGATATGGGGATGGGTATAGATATGGTATTTCATACACTCATAACAAGACAACaggataagaaaaagaaaaataaaaccaacctgTTACCCTTTGTGACAGGAATGTTGGCaccattttttttaagttcaacaGGTACCATGGAACCTCCTTCTTCCATTATCTAcgcaaataaatgaaaacattggATGCTATATCTATATATGACAGATATATATGCGCTACATCTatcattctttctttctgcagggcCTGACATAGCACTTTTACTAGTTTGAGTTTACAGGGCCTGACATAGCACTTTTACCAATTTACAGACAAGTTGTGTCATTTGCAGTGGGACACTGTCTTGCCTGGGTACATGCATGGCATGTCTGAATGGCACAATATCTCACCGTGAAGTTCAGGTCCAGGCTCTCAAGGATATGATCACATTCTTCATCCAAAATTCCCTGAAGATTCCTTTcgaaaaacaaaagggaaaaaaagagagaagaaacatgATCATTCAAGGCACTTTCAAATTCTGCTGAAAACCATCCTTTGACAAGCAGTTTTTGAATGCATATACATACAAACACCTATACTCACAAAGAACCTTCATATATGGCCCTAAACTGATCTATGCACTTATGTCCCGCTGCTGCCACGAGCTGAGGGCAAATGCCTTCACCGTGAAGGATTCCAGGCAAGTCCTTCCCCACACCGTGTGGGGATAACTTTATACAAAGTTCAGTGGCAAGTGGGCTTGGACCACAGCCTTGTTCTTCCAGATATCATCTAGTGAGGAATTAAGTGTGGACCAGTGGGATGATCTGGGAGAATCGTTTTGGGGTGCAGCACCTCTCAGAGTATTGCAGGCAACGTGATGTTTCAGTCCACTGAGGGCTCTCTTGCACCTCAACACAGTCACTGGCTCGTGGGAAGGGGTTCTCATTTTCTCGGCTGTTTATAGCACTTGCGTGGAAAGCTGGGCTTCAGAGGCCTAGAAGCTTTATGCTGGTGGCAGcagcacctctccctgccctATCTGCCTGAAATCTCCTTTCCCAGCGGCTGGAAACCCTGCATGCAGGTTCTCAGATTTGGCACACCTGCAGCCTATAGTGATACCGCGCTTGTGCAAAACAACATTGTGGAAACTGATAATTAGTAAATCGGAGAAAAAACCAACACTAGTAGTTGGGCGCTTAGTTCTTGCAAGTCCGAACTACAGCTCGAAGTGTTTTGAACTACATATTCACAGTGTGGACTTAAGCTCACGCGGAGCAGAAATCCGACCCCTTCTAAGCCACGGGGCTCGGCTCTCTATTTTGGTGATGCCAGTCTCTCTTCGAGAGCAACGCCCGTGCCCTGGACAAGGACCACCTTGGAAATCTGCAGCTTTTAGCAGCTCCGCAACGGCAAACGCAGCTGCCAGGGGATCCCCCCCAAACAGGGCCCTGGGGATCTCCGTGCGCATTGTCAAGCTAGGAGACCCGCCTCGGCCGTAGCTTCCCAGCAAAAGCTCGGGCCGTGCCCAGCTCGTACCGGCCTGCGGCGGGCAACAGCTCCTCGAGGTCCTCCAGGGTGGGCGCCAGGCCCAGCAGCTTTTTGTAGagagccctggggaaggggaagggcgCCATGCACCCGTTATACAGGGCCATTCCGCACAGCGTCCCGATCCGGAGGAAGGTGTGCTCGCAGCTCGAGGCCTGGTTACAAAAAAgagcataaaaagaaaagaaagaaagccGTGACTGCCTTTTACCCGGGAGCAGGCTTCCCCACCTCCGCGGGGCTgccgcggccgcccggccggtccctcacctggctgtggaaCCACACGAGGCCGGAGGCCAGGCGGCGGAAGGCCCCGGTGCTGGGCTGGCAGAGGGTCCTGGCGGCGACGCTGAAGAGCTCCTGGGACAGCCCGCCTTCGTCCAGTCCCATCTCGCCCACGAACGACACCTGCGAGCCCCGAGACACCCATAGCGCCGGGGAgagcggcaccggcaccggcggcggAAAGCGGAACCACCGTGCGCGCAGCGCAGCCCGGGGCGGGTTGGCGGGCGCGCCGGAAGCGGCGGGCCGGGTGGGCGGCCATGCTGGGCGGCGGGCGCCGAGTGGCGGCGGCAGTGGTGCTGCGGAGGGCGGCCGCCGGTGGCCGCGCAGCGAGCGGCGAGCGCCAGGGCCCGGGGCaggacccggacccggacccggggCAGGGCTCGGGCTCGGGGCGGCCGCAGCCGCTAGAGCCGTCCCTGCTGCGCTTCCTGGTGTGCCCGCTCTCCAAGCGGCCGCTGAGGTgaggggcgggggccggcgggagagcagctctggctgcCCGCTCTtggcctgctgctgccccgagtCGAGCGAGAGGGGCTGCCAAAGGGCAAAGCCCGGTGATTCActcctctttttgttttgttggttctttttttttttttttttccttcccctgacTCGCCCGGCCAGGTACGAGGAAGCTACCAACGAGCTCATTAACGAGGAGCTGGGCATTGCATACCCCATCATCGACGGCATCCCGAACATGATCCCGGAGGCTGCCAGGACGACTCGGAAGAAGCCCCCCGCTGAGGGCTCGAAGCAGCCCTGAGGACCCGCGAG
Encoded proteins:
- the PYURF gene encoding protein preY, mitochondrial, which codes for MLGGGRRVAAAVVLRRAAAGGRAASGERQGPGQDPDPDPGQGSGSGRPQPLEPSLLRFLVCPLSKRPLRYEEATNELINEELGIAYPIIDGIPNMIPEAARTTRKKPPAEGSKQP